The following are encoded in a window of Spea bombifrons isolate aSpeBom1 chromosome 2, aSpeBom1.2.pri, whole genome shotgun sequence genomic DNA:
- the LYRM9 gene encoding LYR motif-containing protein 9 isoform X1 yields the protein MVPLPGAELVHKPLQLYRYLLRCCKQLPAENLQNHYKHAVQQVLVEAEGSFRVHADEDDPERIHQIIKRAIEDADWVMNKYKKQT from the exons ATGGTCCCTTTACCTGGTGCAGAGTTGGTGCACAAGCCTTTACAGCTTTATCGCTACCTTCTCCGGTGCTGCAAGCAACTTCCTGCAGAAAACCTCCAGAATCATTACAAGCATGCGGTGCAGCAGGTACTCGTTGAAGCAGAAGGT AGTTTTCGAGTTCATGCGGATGAGGATGACCCAGAAAGGATACATCAGATCATAAAAAGGGCCATTGAAGATGCTGATTGGGTAATGAATAAA tataAGAAACAAACCTAA
- the LYRM9 gene encoding LYR motif-containing protein 9 isoform X2 — translation MVPLPGAELVHKPLQLYRYLLRCCKQLPAENLQNHYKHAVQQSFRVHADEDDPERIHQIIKRAIEDADWVMNKYKKQT, via the exons ATGGTCCCTTTACCTGGTGCAGAGTTGGTGCACAAGCCTTTACAGCTTTATCGCTACCTTCTCCGGTGCTGCAAGCAACTTCCTGCAGAAAACCTCCAGAATCATTACAAGCATGCGGTGCAGCAG AGTTTTCGAGTTCATGCGGATGAGGATGACCCAGAAAGGATACATCAGATCATAAAAAGGGCCATTGAAGATGCTGATTGGGTAATGAATAAA tataAGAAACAAACCTAA